The window TGGAGTCTCGAATGGGCTTCTTGATCCGCCGACGCATCCATCGGCACAGCGCTCCATCGCACAGTAATGGCAATGTGGAAACTAATGCGAAATGTCGTTTGTTGACTGTGCCCTTGCTTTCTTTCTTTTGGTTGTCTCGTGTGTGCGAGTAACAGTGCACACGCTTGGCTGCGATGCCTCTGGTTGTcacggcggcggcggcggctgcgaCCAGACGATCGATGCTCGCCTCGAAGCGCAAACCGGCACGCATGCTGACAGGttcagcgacgagagcCAGTCTGGAATCGCCCATCTTCTGCCGCTCTCTAGCACGCAGCTTGAGTCCTAGGATCTCATGCGTTGGCATTCGAACGTTGAGCACCACCTGCTTGCGTCTCAACAAGGCGCAAGCTCCAGCCACCTGCCCCGCTCCATCCGACAGCAAAGTACTGGCGACGTACGACGGGCCGCTTGCACGAACATTTACGCGGCTCAAACTGTTTtcgctcggctcgctcgGTCTGGCTACGATCCTGACACCGatcctgctgcttgcaccCGGCGAAATCTCGATGGCAGGACGGTTGGGACTCTCACTCACAGCGCTTGCCACGTCCGGCGTGTCAACCGCGCTAATCGCGTGGATTGGAACCCCGTACGTCGGCACGATGCGACTACTCGAACCCAACCGCAACCAAGTCATCATGGAACTCAACACCGTCTCATGGAGACTCAGACCTCAACGTACACTCGTGTATCAGCCCGAATTCCTACGTCCCACTTCGCGACCCTTCGCCACTTGGGAAATCACCAACAATCCCTCTGCCCTCTGTCTCGACGATGCACACAAGATGCACATCAAGATCGCGGAAACATTCGATGTCAAATCAGGTACCAGTCTGGGCGAATGGATGGTAAAGTACGACACGCATGCAAACCAAACCACGCAAACAGATCGGGCCAAAGCAGTAGCCAACGTCCAAGTGAGAGGCAAGCCAACGAGGTACTTTAACGTGCACGAGGAGCTGTTGGACGAGAATTGGCAGGTGCTCGGTTAGAAACGATCTGGAATGCCTCAATGCAACCGTTGATTGGTGCGCTTGATCGCCCTAGTTTGCATGAGAATCTGAGTGCGACAGTCACATGAGTGGGTGCGACCATCGTGCGTGTTTCTAACGAGAGCGAGAATAGGAAAAAGACGACACTTGGAGTGCACGGATCGTGCGCCTACACAGTCAGTCACAGGCGCTCATCGCCGCGTGTACGATTGATGCATTGGCATTGTAATAtgaacgacgacgacgcctcAAGATTCGATACAGGCCAGTTTTGTGAGTGCAGTTTCCATCCATATGCTGTCACTCTCTGGTACCTTTGCATTCCTGGCTGGGCTTGCTCGGTGCTGTGCGACTCACGTTAGACTCTTGCCCATGAACCGTCTCTTGGTGAAAGCCAGCCACCATTTGCTAGGCGTTCCATCGTGGAAGACCTTGTCGACGAGTCTCGCCGCTGTTTCCTGTCTGACCTGTGTGAGGTAGCTTCTCAacgcatctgcatccgctCTGGATGCAGGCGGAGCATACAGGCTGTTGAGCGGGAAATTCGCATCTCCTGGCAGCGCAAAACTATCGACCGAGTACGTGGCGAGTTGCTTTTGCGCTTCGTTCGTCGACCAAGCCACTTTGGACGAAGCGATCTTGGTGAGACAGTCAGAGATGAACAGGATCAGGTAGATCAGCACACGGTCGGCGGGACCCTTGATTTCAAAGTTGCGGAACAGCGAGTTGGCACGGAACAGGTC of the Mycosarcoma maydis chromosome 2, whole genome shotgun sequence genome contains:
- a CDS encoding uncharacterized protein (alternatively spliced) codes for the protein MTATSSYIPPSFGHPGCTRLAAMPLVVTAAAAAATRRSMLASKRKPARMLTGSATRASLESPIFCRSLARSLSPRISCVGIRTLSTTCLRLNKAQAPATCPAPSDSKVLATYDGPLARTFTRLKLFSLGSLGLATILTPILLLAPGEISMAGRLGLSLTALATSGVSTALIAWIGTPYVGTMRLLEPNRNQVIMELNTVSWRLRPQRTLVYQPEFLRPTSRPFATWEITNNPSALCLDDAHKMHIKIAETFDVKSGTSLGEWMVKYDTHANQTTQTDRAKAVANVQVRGKPTRYFNVHEELLDENWQVLG
- a CDS encoding putative Arp2/3 complex,subunit protein, with amino-acid sequence MPAYHSSYNEEPDVRLIGSMSVLPIRSRTRGPAPPLIDPARPDIIDEAIDLFRANSLFRNFEIKGPADRVLIYLILFISDCLTKIASSKVAWSTNEAQKQLATYSVDSFALPGDANFPLNSLYAPPASRADADALRSYLTQVRQETAARLVDKVFHDGTPSKWWLAFTKRRFMGKSLT